Proteins encoded in a region of the Flavobacteriaceae bacterium HL-DH10 genome:
- a CDS encoding bifunctional UDP-3-O-[3-hydroxymyristoyl] N-acetylglucosamine deacetylase/3-hydroxyacyl-ACP dehydratase: MGIVNTEIKQKTIQKEISLTGVGLHTGKNVTLTFKPGIANTGFAFKRIDLEGAPVIEADANYVTNTQRGTCLEKNGVTIQTSEHVLAALVGLDIDNAIIELDASEPPIMDGSSKFFVEAIEKAGIQELEAFREEYIVTDIVSYTDEDTGSEILLMPSKEYQITTMVDFGTKVLGTQNATLNQISDFKKDISDSRTFSFLHEIEMLLEHGLIKGGDLNNAIVYVDKALSPETMEKLRIAFKKDSIAVKPNGILDNLTLHHPNEAARHKLLDVLGDLALIGTRIRGKVIANKPGHFVNTQFAKKMSKLIKNERRNNVPSIDLNKPPLMDVTQIMAMLPHRQPFLLIDKVFELSDSHVIAQKNVTMNEEFFKGHFPGAPVMPGVLIVEAMAQTGGVLVLNTVPDPENYLTFFMKMDNVKFKQKVVPGDTLIFKCSLITPIRRGICHMQGYAYANGKLCAEAELMAQISKVK, translated from the coding sequence ACAGGTTTTGCTTTTAAACGTATAGATTTAGAAGGTGCTCCAGTAATTGAAGCTGATGCTAATTATGTAACAAATACTCAAAGAGGGACCTGTTTAGAAAAAAATGGTGTAACCATTCAAACATCAGAACATGTATTAGCTGCTTTGGTTGGTTTAGATATAGATAATGCCATAATAGAATTAGATGCTTCTGAGCCACCAATTATGGATGGGTCTTCAAAGTTTTTTGTTGAAGCTATAGAAAAAGCAGGTATCCAAGAATTAGAAGCTTTTAGAGAAGAATATATTGTTACAGATATTGTTTCGTATACAGATGAAGATACAGGTAGTGAAATTTTATTGATGCCTTCTAAGGAATATCAAATTACTACTATGGTAGATTTTGGAACCAAAGTTTTAGGAACACAAAACGCTACTTTAAATCAGATTTCAGATTTTAAAAAAGATATTTCAGATTCACGTACTTTTAGTTTTTTACATGAAATAGAAATGCTATTAGAGCATGGTTTAATAAAAGGAGGTGATTTAAATAATGCTATTGTTTATGTTGATAAGGCATTATCTCCAGAAACTATGGAGAAGTTAAGAATAGCCTTTAAAAAAGATAGCATTGCGGTTAAGCCAAATGGTATTTTAGATAATTTAACATTACACCATCCTAATGAAGCAGCTAGACATAAATTATTAGATGTTTTGGGTGATCTTGCTCTTATTGGAACAAGAATTCGAGGAAAAGTAATTGCTAATAAACCAGGACATTTTGTTAATACACAATTTGCTAAAAAAATGTCTAAGCTTATAAAAAATGAAAGACGGAATAATGTACCTTCAATTGATTTGAATAAACCGCCTTTAATGGATGTAACTCAAATTATGGCAATGCTTCCGCATAGGCAACCGTTTTTATTAATAGACAAAGTATTTGAACTTTCAGACAGTCACGTAATTGCTCAGAAAAACGTAACCATGAATGAGGAGTTTTTTAAAGGTCATTTTCCAGGAGCTCCAGTAATGCCAGGTGTTTTAATTGTAGAAGCTATGGCACAAACAGGTGGTGTTTTAGTTTTAAATACAGTTCCTGATCCTGAAAATTATTTAACTTTCTTTATGAAAATGGATAATGTAAAGTTTAAACAAAAAGTAGTTCCAGGAGATACTTTAATCTTTAAGTGTTCATTAATTACACCAATACGTCGTGGAATTTGTCATATGCAAGGTTATGCTTACGCAAACGGTAAGCTATGTGCAGAAGCAGAATTAATGGCTCAAATTTCAAAAGTAAAATAA
- the lpxA gene encoding acyl-ACP--UDP-N-acetylglucosamine O-acyltransferase: MNQPLAYVHPGAKIAKNVVIEPFTTIHNNVKIGEGTWIGSNVTIMEGARIGKNCNIFPGSVISAVPQDLKYNDEETTVEIGDNVTIRECVTINRGTADRMKTVIGDNCLIMAYCHVAHDCIIGNNCIFSNNSTLAGHITIGDYVVLAGMTAVHQFVSIGNHAFVTGGSLVRKDVPPYVKAAREPLSYVGINSVGLRRRGYTTEKIREIQNIYRILYQKNYNNTQASEIIEAEMEATPERDEVLQFIKNSHRGIMKGYFKSN, translated from the coding sequence ATGAATCAACCATTAGCATATGTGCACCCAGGGGCGAAAATCGCAAAAAATGTGGTTATAGAGCCTTTTACAACTATTCATAATAATGTGAAAATAGGAGAAGGAACATGGATAGGAAGTAATGTAACTATTATGGAAGGGGCGCGTATAGGAAAAAATTGCAATATTTTTCCAGGGTCTGTTATTTCTGCGGTACCACAAGATTTAAAATATAATGATGAAGAAACAACCGTTGAAATAGGTGATAATGTTACTATAAGAGAATGTGTCACCATTAATAGAGGTACTGCCGATAGAATGAAAACAGTCATTGGTGATAACTGTTTAATTATGGCGTATTGCCACGTTGCACATGATTGTATTATTGGTAATAATTGTATTTTTTCAAATAATAGTACACTTGCCGGACATATTACTATTGGAGATTATGTGGTTTTAGCAGGTATGACGGCGGTTCATCAATTTGTTTCTATAGGAAATCATGCATTTGTAACAGGAGGATCTTTAGTTAGAAAAGATGTACCTCCTTATGTGAAAGCTGCTAGAGAACCATTGTCTTATGTTGGGATAAATTCAGTAGGGTTAAGGAGACGTGGGTATACGACCGAAAAAATAAGAGAAATTCAAAATATATACAGAATTCTATACCAAAAAAACTATAATAATACACAAGCTTCAGAAATTATTGAAGCAGAAATGGAGGCTACTCCTGAGCGCGATGAAGTACTTCAATTTATTAAGAATTCGCATCGTGGTATTATGAAAGGGTATTTTAAATCAAATTAA
- the efp gene encoding elongation factor P, which translates to MVTTSDIRNGLCIRYNNDIYKIIEFLHVKPGKGPAFVRTKMKSVTSGKVLDNTFSAGHKLEDVRVETHKFQYLYNDGEFYHFMNESDYTQIRLLEAALDNPGLMKEGEVVTVLINTEDNMPLSVDLPASVVLEVTATEPGVKGNTATNATKPATVETGAIVNVPLFINEGDKIKVETEKGTYKERVKE; encoded by the coding sequence ATGGTAACAACAAGTGATATTAGAAACGGATTATGCATTAGGTATAATAATGATATTTATAAAATTATAGAGTTCTTACATGTAAAACCTGGAAAAGGTCCTGCATTTGTTAGAACAAAAATGAAAAGTGTTACAAGCGGAAAGGTTTTAGATAATACGTTTTCGGCAGGACATAAACTAGAAGATGTTAGAGTAGAAACGCATAAGTTTCAATATTTATACAATGATGGTGAATTTTACCATTTTATGAATGAATCAGATTATACTCAAATTAGATTATTAGAAGCGGCTCTAGACAATCCTGGGCTAATGAAAGAAGGTGAAGTGGTTACTGTTTTAATTAATACAGAAGATAATATGCCTTTGTCTGTAGATTTACCTGCAAGTGTTGTTTTAGAAGTTACTGCTACAGAGCCAGGAGTTAAAGGCAATACAGCTACAAATGCAACTAAACCTGCTACCGTTGAAACCGGGGCCATTGTAAATGTACCTTTATTTATTAACGAAGGGGATAAAATAAAGGTAGAAACAGAAAAAGGAACGTATAAAGAACGTGTTAAAGAATAG
- a CDS encoding UDP-3-O-(3-hydroxymyristoyl)glucosamine N-acyltransferase encodes MKFPNPHTLKQIAQLIDCNFVGNENFPVLGMNEIHVVESGDIVFVDHPKYYDKALNSAATIILINKEVDCPDGKSLLISDDPFRDFNTLTNHFRPFKSASNQISDSAKIGEHTVIQPNCFIGHNVSIGENCTIHSNVSIYDDTIIGNHVTIHSGTVLGANAFYYKKRPQGFDRLKSGGRVVIEDHVDIGASCTIDRGVTADTLIGEGSKLDNQIQIGHDTVIGKKCLIASQTGIAGCVVVEDNVTIWGQVGVKSGITIARGTELYAQSGLGHSTTENKVYFGSPASEAREKFKELVYIRQIPEILEKLKKEEKK; translated from the coding sequence TTGAAATTTCCAAATCCACATACCTTAAAACAAATTGCTCAATTAATTGATTGTAATTTCGTTGGAAATGAAAATTTCCCAGTATTAGGCATGAATGAAATTCATGTTGTCGAATCGGGCGACATTGTATTTGTAGATCATCCAAAATACTATGATAAAGCTTTAAATTCTGCAGCAACCATTATTTTAATTAATAAAGAAGTCGATTGTCCAGATGGCAAATCTTTATTGATTAGTGATGACCCTTTTAGAGATTTTAATACGCTTACAAATCATTTTAGACCTTTTAAATCGGCTTCAAATCAAATTTCTGATTCCGCAAAGATAGGAGAACACACTGTTATTCAGCCAAATTGTTTTATCGGTCATAATGTTAGTATTGGTGAAAATTGTACGATACATTCTAATGTTAGTATTTATGATGATACCATTATTGGTAATCATGTAACCATTCATTCAGGTACAGTTTTGGGTGCTAATGCTTTTTACTATAAAAAAAGACCACAAGGCTTTGATAGATTAAAATCTGGTGGTCGTGTTGTAATAGAAGATCATGTAGATATTGGTGCTTCTTGTACTATTGATAGAGGTGTAACGGCAGATACTTTAATAGGTGAAGGTTCTAAATTGGATAATCAAATTCAAATAGGACACGATACTGTTATTGGAAAAAAGTGTCTCATCGCCTCTCAAACCGGAATAGCTGGTTGTGTTGTTGTTGAAGATAACGTAACTATTTGGGGACAAGTAGGCGTTAAAAGTGGTATTACAATAGCTAGAGGCACAGAGCTTTATGCGCAATCTGGTTTAGGGCATTCCACCACTGAAAATAAAGTGTATTTTGGTTCTCCAGCTAGTGAAGCTAGAGAAAAGTTTAAAGAATTGGTTTATATAAGACAAATTCCTGAAATTTTAGAAAAATTAAAAAAAGAAGAGAAAAAGTAA
- the sucD gene encoding succinate--CoA ligase subunit alpha → MSVLVNKDSKIIVQGFTGSEGTFHASQMIEYGTNVVGGVTPGKGGQTHLDRPVFNTVLDAVKEVGADTTIIFVPPAFAADAIMEAADAGIKVIITITEGIPVADMITASSYIKNKDCRLIGPNCPGVITPGEAKVGIMPGFVFKKGKVGIVSKSGTLTYEAADQVVKQGLGITTAIGIGGDPIIGTTTKEAVELLINDPETEAVVMIGEIGGQLEADAANWYKASGSKKPVVGFIAGETAPAGRTMGHAGAIVGGSDDTAQAKKKIMRACGIHVVDSPAEIGKKVAEVLG, encoded by the coding sequence ATGAGTGTTTTAGTAAACAAAGATTCAAAAATAATAGTTCAAGGTTTTACAGGAAGTGAAGGAACATTTCATGCAAGCCAAATGATAGAATACGGAACCAATGTTGTTGGTGGTGTAACACCAGGAAAGGGAGGTCAAACACACTTAGATAGACCTGTTTTTAATACGGTTTTAGATGCCGTGAAAGAAGTAGGTGCAGATACAACTATCATTTTTGTGCCACCAGCTTTTGCTGCTGATGCTATTATGGAAGCTGCTGATGCAGGAATTAAAGTTATTATTACTATTACAGAAGGTATTCCTGTTGCAGACATGATTACTGCGTCTAGTTATATAAAAAATAAAGATTGTCGTTTGATAGGTCCTAACTGTCCAGGTGTTATTACGCCAGGTGAAGCTAAAGTAGGTATTATGCCAGGTTTTGTCTTTAAAAAAGGAAAAGTTGGTATTGTTTCTAAATCAGGAACATTAACTTATGAAGCTGCCGATCAAGTTGTGAAACAAGGATTAGGAATTACAACAGCTATTGGTATTGGTGGGGATCCAATTATTGGGACAACGACTAAAGAAGCTGTTGAGTTATTAATTAATGACCCAGAAACTGAGGCAGTTGTAATGATTGGTGAAATAGGAGGTCAATTAGAAGCCGATGCTGCTAACTGGTACAAGGCTAGTGGTAGTAAAAAACCTGTTGTTGGGTTTATTGCTGGTGAAACAGCTCCTGCTGGACGTACAATGGGGCACGCGGGTGCTATTGTTGGAGGAAGTGATGATACAGCACAAGCTAAAAAGAAAATTATGAGAGCTTGTGGTATTCATGTAGTAGATTCTCCTGCTGAAATTGGAAAAAAAGTAGCTGAAGTTTTAGGATAG
- the fabG gene encoding 3-oxoacyl-[acyl-carrier-protein] reductase has protein sequence MKLLEGKTAIVTGASRGIGKGIAQVFAQQGANVAFTYSSSVDAANELEKELNALGVKAKGYKSNAASFEEAQQLADAVVKEFGSIDILVNNAGITKDNLLMRISEEDFDTVIEVNLKSVFNMTKAVQRTMLKQRKGSIINMSSVVGVKGNAGQTNYAASKAGIIGFSKSVALELGSRNIRSNVVAPGFIETEMTAKLDEEVVKGWRAGIPLKRGGTPEDIANVCVFLASDMSAYITGQTLNVDGGMLT, from the coding sequence ATGAAATTATTAGAAGGAAAAACAGCTATTGTTACTGGAGCTAGTAGAGGTATAGGTAAAGGGATAGCGCAAGTATTTGCACAACAAGGTGCAAATGTAGCTTTTACATACAGTTCTTCTGTTGATGCAGCTAATGAATTAGAAAAAGAATTAAATGCATTAGGAGTTAAAGCAAAAGGATATAAAAGTAATGCAGCAAGTTTTGAAGAAGCGCAACAATTAGCTGATGCAGTTGTTAAAGAATTTGGTAGCATTGATATATTAGTAAATAATGCGGGTATAACAAAAGATAATTTGTTAATGCGTATTAGTGAAGAAGATTTTGATACCGTTATAGAAGTGAATTTAAAGTCGGTTTTTAATATGACCAAAGCGGTACAGCGCACGATGCTTAAACAGCGCAAAGGGTCTATTATAAATATGAGTTCTGTGGTTGGTGTAAAAGGAAATGCAGGTCAAACCAATTATGCTGCTTCAAAAGCTGGTATTATTGGATTTTCAAAATCTGTAGCATTAGAGTTGGGATCTCGTAATATTAGAAGTAACGTAGTTGCTCCTGGTTTTATTGAAACAGAAATGACTGCTAAACTTGACGAAGAAGTTGTTAAAGGATGGCGAGCAGGAATTCCATTAAAACGTGGAGGTACTCCAGAAGATATTGCTAATGTTTGTGTGTTTTTAGCGAGTGATATGAGTGCTTATATTACTGGACAAACATTGAATGTTGATGGAGGGATGTTAACATAA
- a CDS encoding vWA domain-containing protein, with translation MSSETLIYIILAGIIALLLALFQYFKKEKSMSKLSMLFSFLRFLTIFSILLLLINPNFDQITLSIEKPNLVVAIDNSNSTSFLKQDEKVKNFIETLSKNEKLNNKFNLNFYTFGETLKTLDSLTFSEKQTNVYDALNKLSEIYKQTIAPALLITDGNQTYGNDYEFSYSEYKHPIYSIILGDTVTHTDLKIQQLNVNKYAFLKNKFPVEAILVYNGNINIESKFIVTRGNTTVFSEVVNFSKSNNSKLVNFTLPASSVGVSSYKATLVSIKNEKNTINNSKNFAIEVIDQKTKVAIVSDFLHPDLGVLKKSIESNEQRSVTFLNPKEIEGEINDFQLVILYQPNSKFKNLFSILNEENKNVFIIEGSKTDLNFLNSINKNYQHEITQQTEDYQAELNSNYTPFIIDDINFESFPPLRSNYGYINFSIPFESILNKSIRGVSTNEPLLVTFEINGRREAVLFGENIWQWRAQSFINSKSFNQFDDFIGKLVQYLASTKRRHRLNLEYDSFYNGSTNIVIKAQFFDKNYEFDTRESLSITVVDEATKKTKTLPLILNTNNYQVDLSSLSPSRYSFTVRTGNENISKSGQFEILAYNVEQQFLNANVTKLQQLATNSKGTDYFIDKTDGLINDLLTDNRYTSIQKSNKNSLPLIDWKYLLAIIASSLTAEWFLRKYKGLI, from the coding sequence ATGTCTTCAGAAACTTTAATTTATATAATACTTGCTGGGATTATAGCGTTATTACTTGCGCTTTTTCAGTATTTTAAAAAAGAAAAGAGCATGTCTAAATTAAGCATGCTTTTTTCTTTTCTAAGGTTTCTTACCATTTTTTCGATTTTGCTGTTGCTCATTAATCCTAATTTTGATCAAATTACGCTTTCAATTGAAAAACCTAATTTAGTAGTTGCTATTGATAATTCAAATTCAACATCATTTTTAAAGCAAGATGAAAAAGTTAAGAATTTCATTGAAACACTATCAAAAAATGAAAAATTAAACAATAAATTTAATTTAAATTTCTACACTTTTGGTGAAACGCTTAAAACTCTAGATTCTTTAACGTTTTCAGAAAAACAAACTAATGTTTATGATGCGCTTAATAAGCTTTCGGAAATATATAAACAAACAATAGCTCCAGCTTTATTAATTACTGATGGAAATCAAACCTATGGAAATGATTATGAGTTTTCATATTCTGAATATAAACACCCCATTTATTCTATAATTTTAGGTGATACAGTAACTCATACCGATTTAAAAATTCAACAACTCAATGTAAATAAATATGCTTTTTTAAAAAATAAATTTCCCGTCGAGGCTATATTAGTTTATAATGGCAATATAAATATAGAATCTAAGTTTATAGTTACTCGCGGAAATACCACGGTGTTTTCTGAAGTTGTAAATTTTTCTAAAAGCAATAACTCTAAGCTTGTTAATTTTACTTTACCAGCATCTTCTGTTGGTGTTAGTAGTTATAAAGCAACACTTGTATCAATAAAAAACGAAAAAAATACTATAAATAATTCTAAGAATTTTGCTATTGAAGTTATAGATCAAAAAACTAAAGTTGCCATTGTTAGTGATTTTTTACATCCAGATTTAGGAGTATTAAAAAAGAGTATCGAAAGTAATGAACAACGGTCAGTAACTTTTTTAAATCCAAAAGAAATAGAAGGTGAAATAAATGATTTTCAATTAGTTATATTGTATCAACCAAATAGTAAGTTTAAGAACTTATTTAGCATTTTAAATGAAGAAAATAAAAATGTATTTATTATTGAAGGTTCTAAAACTGATCTTAATTTTCTAAATAGTATAAATAAAAATTATCAACACGAAATAACGCAACAAACTGAAGATTATCAAGCAGAGTTAAATAGTAATTATACGCCATTTATAATTGATGATATCAATTTTGAATCATTTCCTCCACTAAGATCAAACTATGGCTATATTAATTTTTCTATCCCATTTGAATCTATATTGAATAAAAGTATTAGAGGAGTGTCTACTAACGAACCTTTATTAGTAACTTTTGAAATAAACGGAAGGAGAGAAGCTGTTTTATTTGGTGAAAATATTTGGCAATGGAGAGCTCAAAGTTTCATAAATTCAAAATCATTTAATCAATTTGATGATTTTATAGGTAAACTGGTCCAGTACTTAGCATCAACAAAACGTAGGCATAGATTAAATTTAGAGTATGATTCATTTTATAATGGAAGTACAAATATTGTTATTAAAGCACAGTTTTTCGATAAAAATTATGAGTTTGATACGAGAGAATCTCTTTCAATTACAGTAGTTGATGAAGCAACAAAAAAAACAAAAACACTTCCTTTAATTTTAAACACCAACAATTATCAAGTGGATTTAAGTAGTTTGTCGCCTTCTAGATATAGTTTTACAGTTCGAACTGGTAATGAGAATATTTCCAAATCTGGTCAGTTTGAAATTTTAGCGTATAATGTAGAACAGCAATTTTTAAACGCCAATGTAACAAAGTTGCAACAACTAGCTACAAATAGTAAAGGAACCGATTATTTTATTGATAAAACAGATGGCTTGATTAACGATTTATTAACAGATAATAGGTACACCTCTATCCAGAAAAGCAATAAAAATAGCCTACCTTTGATTGATTGGAAATACTTACTTGCTATTATAGCATCAAGCTTAACTGCAGAGTGGTTTTTAAGAAAATATAAAGGATTAATTTAG
- a CDS encoding SDR family oxidoreductase: MKKENKTALVTGSSSGVGASSCVEFAKRGWNVVINYSKSKSQAYELAETCKSLGVDVLVCQANVADEADCKRIVEETINTFGRIDALVNNAGATRFCDYNDLDGLNKKDFQDLYEVNVIGAYQMVKFAAPHLKKSHGAIVNISSISAISGVGSSIAYSVSKGALSTMTLALAHALAPEVRVNGVCPGFTQTRWTKGFLGDRYESVKKNFEKLTLINKTSLPEDIAKGIIYLAVDAATTSGQIITIDGGQLVNQGKI, from the coding sequence ATGAAAAAAGAAAATAAAACTGCTTTAGTAACAGGTTCTTCATCTGGAGTTGGGGCATCTTCTTGTGTTGAATTTGCTAAAAGAGGATGGAATGTTGTTATTAACTATTCCAAAAGTAAAAGTCAAGCTTACGAGTTAGCTGAAACATGTAAAAGCCTCGGAGTAGATGTTTTGGTGTGTCAAGCAAATGTTGCTGATGAAGCGGATTGTAAAAGGATCGTAGAAGAAACAATTAATACTTTTGGGCGTATTGATGCCTTAGTAAATAATGCTGGCGCTACAAGGTTTTGTGATTATAATGATTTAGACGGACTTAATAAAAAAGATTTTCAAGATCTTTATGAAGTTAATGTTATTGGGGCTTACCAAATGGTGAAATTTGCAGCACCTCATTTGAAAAAATCTCATGGTGCTATAGTTAATATATCATCCATTAGTGCTATTTCAGGTGTAGGGAGTTCAATTGCCTATTCAGTATCAAAAGGCGCATTATCTACTATGACTCTTGCACTAGCACATGCGCTTGCCCCAGAGGTTAGAGTAAATGGTGTTTGTCCAGGTTTTACTCAAACAAGATGGACTAAAGGCTTTTTAGGAGATAGATATGAGAGTGTTAAAAAGAATTTTGAAAAATTAACTCTAATTAATAAAACATCATTGCCTGAAGATATTGCTAAAGGTATTATATATTTAGCTGTAGATGCAGCAACAACATCTGGACAAATTATAACTATAGACGGAGGTCAATTAGTAAATCAAGGAAAAATATAA